In Luteitalea sp. TBR-22, one genomic interval encodes:
- a CDS encoding HD domain-containing phosphohydrolase has translation MARLEPEQPLDVLTGGGSLDEPTPVLVVDDDEGVREVLSAWVEADGCRPVAVDGAEQALAVAASRGIAVAFCDVQMPGRDGFWFLEQVQQQHPDMAVVLVTGIHDVDWALRGLQQGVVDYLLKPFDQRSLSRALENGMRHHRLRRADRLLREQRASELGARHRRLIEALSRLEIGTTAQVEAALDLVAFRSDLWREHSHRVRRLAVALASTLRLQASQVEALGQAALLHELGRLVLPDGLLSKTGELTAEERALWRRVPDLGASILEAIPALRPAAGIIRSRFEEYAGGGYPRQLSGDEIPMTSRVLAVADSFDAMRSPRPFRDSLTHDQAISELVRGSGTQFDPDVVRTFTRMPGLGER, from the coding sequence ATGGCGCGGCTCGAACCGGAACAGCCCCTCGACGTGCTGACGGGCGGCGGGAGCCTCGACGAGCCCACGCCCGTGCTCGTGGTCGACGATGACGAGGGGGTGCGGGAGGTGCTGTCGGCGTGGGTCGAGGCCGACGGGTGCCGTCCGGTGGCCGTCGACGGCGCCGAGCAGGCGCTGGCCGTCGCCGCCTCGCGCGGCATCGCCGTGGCGTTCTGCGACGTGCAGATGCCCGGACGCGACGGCTTCTGGTTCCTCGAGCAGGTGCAGCAGCAGCACCCGGACATGGCCGTGGTGCTGGTGACCGGAATCCACGACGTCGACTGGGCCCTGCGCGGCCTGCAGCAGGGCGTCGTCGACTACCTGCTGAAGCCGTTCGACCAGCGCAGCCTGTCGCGGGCGCTCGAGAACGGCATGCGGCACCACCGCTTGCGGCGTGCCGACCGCCTGCTGCGGGAGCAGCGCGCATCGGAGCTCGGCGCGCGGCACCGCCGCTTGATCGAGGCCCTGTCGCGGCTGGAGATCGGCACGACGGCGCAGGTCGAGGCGGCGCTCGACCTGGTGGCGTTCCGAAGCGACCTGTGGCGCGAGCACAGCCACCGGGTGCGGCGGCTGGCCGTGGCCCTGGCCTCCACGCTGCGCCTCCAGGCCTCGCAGGTGGAGGCCCTCGGACAGGCAGCGCTCCTGCACGAACTCGGGCGACTGGTGCTGCCCGACGGGCTCCTGAGCAAGACCGGCGAGCTGACCGCAGAGGAGCGTGCGCTGTGGCGCCGCGTGCCCGACCTCGGCGCATCGATTCTCGAGGCCATCCCCGCGCTCCGCCCGGCGGCCGGGATCATCAGATCGCGCTTCGAGGAGTACGCGGGCGGCGGCTATCCGCGGCAGCTCTCGGGGGACGAGATCCCGATGACCAGCCGCGTGCTGGCGGTCGCCGACTCGTTCGATGCGATGCGATCGCCACGCCCGTTCCGCGACTCGTTGACGCACGATCAGGCGATCAGCGAGCTCGTGCGGGGCAGCGGGACGCAGTTCGACCCCGACGTCGTCCGCACCTTCACGCGGATGCCGGGCCTCGGAGAACGCTAG